The nucleotide sequence GGGAAAAAACTGTTGAACTTTTGTGCCAACAACTATTTGGGATTATCCAACAATCCGCAAGTGATGAAAGCTTCGCAAGATGCTATCGAATCTCACGGTTATGGGATGTCCTCTGTTCGTTTCATTTGTGGAACTCAGGATATTCATAAAGATTTGGAAGCTAAGATTTCTAATTTCTTAGGAATGGAAGATACAATCCTTTATGCTGCTTGTTTTGATGCGAATGGCGGTGTTTTCGAACCATTATTCTCAGAAGAAGATGCTATCATTTCAGATGAACTGAATCACGCTTCTATTATTGATGGCGTAAGATTGTGTAAATCTGCAAGATACCGCTATAAAAACAATAATATGGAAGATTTGGAAGCTCAATTGATTGCGGCTTCTGAAAAAAATCATAGATTTAAAATCATTGTAACTGACGGTGTTTTCTCAATGGACGGAATTGTTGCTGACCTAAAAGGTGTTTGTGATTTAGCAGATAAATATGATGCTTTGGTAATGGTAGATGATTCTCATGCAACCGGATTTATCGGTAAAACTGGTCGTGGAACGCACGAAGCGAATGACGTTATCGGAAGAGTCGATATCATTACTTCTACTTTAGGAAAAGCTTTGGGCGGTGCTTTAGGCGGATTTACCTCAGGAAAAAAAGAAATCATCGATATGTTGAGACAGCGTTCTCGTCCTTATTTATTTTCCAATTCATTAGCTCCGGGAATTGTGGGCGCGGCTTCCAAAGTTTTGGATATGATTTCTGATGACACTTCTTTGAGAGATAAAGTAATGGAAAATGCAGAATATTTCCGAAAAGAAATGAAAGCTAAAGGTTTTGATATTCCAAATGGCGACGCGGCGATTGTTCCGGTAATGCTTTACGATGCAAAACTAGCGCAGGAAATGGCGGAAAAACTGTTAGCTGAAGATATTTATGTGATTGGATTCTTCTATCCGGTTGTCCCAAAAGGCAAAGCGAGAATCAGAGTTCAGCTCTCTGCGGCGCATACAAGAGACCATTTGGACAAAGCTATTGCAGGCTTTGAAAAAGTAGGGAAGGAGTTAGGAATTATTTCATAAATTCAAAAACAAAACTAAAATTCATCAAAATTATTTCCCCAACCCTAAAGGGAGTAATTTTGATGAATTTTAAAGAAATTCTTTTCCCTTTAGGGCTGGGGTAACAGAATTTATTTAAAATATAACAAACAAAAAAACCAGCAAATAATTTTGCTGGTTTTATATTTTTTGAGAAAGTCTCAAGATTATTTCTTACCTCCGTAAGCTTTATCTTTGATTCTAGCTTTCTTACCTCTAAGGTCTCTGAAGTAGTAGATTCTAGCTCTTCTAACTTTACCTTGTCTGTTAACTTCAATTTTCTGAAGTGCAGGCATGTTGATAGGGAAAACTCTTTCTACACCTACATCACCAGACATTTTTCTGATAGTAAATGTTTTTGTAAGTCCAGTTCCTCTCAATTGGATAACAGTACCTTTGAAGAACTGAGTTCTAGTTTTGTTACCTTCTTTAATTTCTGTGTACACAGTGATGGTGTCACCGGCTTTGAATTCTGGGAATTCTTTTTTCGTAATGTACTTGTCTTGTACGTACTTTAATAAATCCATTTTTTATAATAAAAAATTTGTTTTGTCAAGCTAAGCAACATTCACGTCCTTCGTCAGAGGTTGATTAACAGGTTGCAAAAATATAAATAATTTTTATAACTGCAATATAATCTGAGAATTAAATTTCACTTATTTAATCTCCAGCAGCTCCACATCAAAAACCAAAGTACTGTTGGGACCAATTTCTTTGCTCACTTGCTGCTGACCATAAGCCAAATGTGGCGGAATCGTAAACCTGAATTTACTTCCTACAGACATCAACTGCAAACCTTCTGTCCAACCTTTTATAACTCTATTAAGAGGGAAAGAAGCTGGTTTTCCGCGTTTTACCGAGCTGTCAAAAACTTTACTCGTAATGGTTGTTCCGTGATAATGGCATTTTACAGTACTTTTCGCTGTCGGTTTTGGACCTTCAGTTTCCACAAGGATTTCGTATTGCAAACCACTTGGCAAAGTTGTTACGCTTTCTCTTTTTCCGTTTTCAACCAAATAATCCTGACCACTTATCAAGTTTTTTTCAGCCAGTTCCTTTTTTCTTTTCAATAATAAATCCGCTACACCCATTTCTAAATTTTTTTCAAAGGTATTAATTATAAGTAAGATTAGACATTATCAAATTTATTTGGAGCTTATTGACTTCATCGAACATTTTGTATTAATTTTTTTTTGGAGCTGTTTCCCGCTGTCCACTATATCTTTTTTGGCATTGCGAACAAAATGAAGTCATCTTTACAACATTTCCCCGCAATGCCAAAAAAGGATGCCGTTCCCATCGGGGCTAGGGCATTTGTCATAAATTTGCATTTTGTCATCAGAATAAGATTAACATATATTTTGTCATTCCGTAGGAATCTCAACTATAGTTGATAAATACATTTAAAATATTGCATTTAAAATCTGCAAAATCCGCATAATCAGCGAGAAAAAAATAACTCATTATCTCTTAGCTGAGCAAAGCGCCTTTGCGAACCTTAAAATATTTTCAATAAAGAACAAAAATCTTTGCGCACTTTGCGTTCAAAAAAACTAATAGCCATTTAGAGCCTGTTTAAAAATAATTAAAACCACATAGTCACATAGAAAAACTCAAGATTAATTGCAAAAAAGAAAAAATAGAAGTACAATATTTACTATTTTTTCTCTTATTTTTCCAAAAACTATGTGTCTATGTGGTTATAAAATTATTTCTGATACAAATTTAAACAGGCTCTTAATAACAAGAAATATAACTATTTCCCTTAACTTTGTTTAGAAACATTACAAATTATGGCAAATTGTAGTAGCGGCTGTTGCGGAACAGATGACCATCAAGAAGAACATTCTCATCAACATAATCACGACGACCACGACCATTCTCACAGCAGTTCAAAATTAGGATTGATTATAAGTCTCGTTATATTTTTCTCAGGACTTATTTTAGATTTCTGGATTAAAGCAGATTGGTTTACTAGTAGCGTTTGGTTAAGATTTGGATGGTATTTCGTGTCTTATATATTAGTAGCATTTTCAGTTTTCAAAGAAGCAGTTGAGCTGGCAAAGAAATTAGATTTCTTCAATGAGTTTTCTTTGATGGGAATCGCAACAATCGGAGCATTTGCTATCGGCGAATTTCCGGAAGGTGTTGCTGTAATGCTGTTTTATACGATTGGTGAAATGTTTCAGGAATCCGCAGTCAACAGAGCACGGAATAATATCAAAGCATTATTAGATGTTCGTCCAAAAGAAGCCACCGTTTTTCGAGACGAAAATTGGAAAACCATTGCTCCGAGCGATGTCAAAATTGGAGAAAAAATTCAGATAAAAGTGGGAGAGAAGATTCCGTTGGACGGGATTTTATTATCTGAAAAAGCAAGTCTCAATACATCAGCTTTAACAGGGGAAAGTAAACCTTCGTCAATCCAAAAATCGGAAGAAGTTCTTGCCGGAATGTTGAACCTCGACCAAGTCATCGAAATCGAAACAACCAAATTATTCGAAAATAGTTCAATTGTAAGGATTCTTCAAATGGTTCAGGACGCAAGTTCCAGAAAAGCCAAAACCGAATTATTTATCAGAAGATTTGCAAAGATTTATACACCAGTTGTTTTCCTTTTGGCACTTTTGGTAACGCTGGTTCCGTATCTTTTTGTTGAGAATTATGTTTTCAAAGATTGGCTTTACAGAGGTTTGGTTTTTCTCGTAATTTCTTGTCCGTGCGCTTTAGTTATTTCGATTCCTTTAGGATATTTTGGTGGAATTGGCGCTGCTTCCCGGAATGGAATTCTTTTCAAGGGTTCCAATTTTATAGATATCATTTCCAATGTAACAACGGTTGTGATGGATAAAACAGGAACATTGACCAAAGGTGTTTTCAAAGTTCAGGATATTGTTCCGGAAAATATTTCGAAAGAAGATTTTTTATCAATTCTATCTTCTGTTGAAAGCCATTCTACACACCCGATTGCCAAAGCGATTTCTCAGTTTCATCCGGCCAGTAAAATACCGGATTCTGTTGAGGAAATTTCAGGTAAAGGAATCAAAGCTTTAGTTGATGATAAGAATGTTCTTGCCGGCAACACAAGTTTACTACAATCCTTCGGAATTCCATACCCCAAAGAGCTAGATAAAATTGTGGAGACAACAGTTGTTTTAGCCATTGATAACGAATACAAAGGTTACATCACAATTTCCGATGAGGTGAAGGATGATGCTGAGCTTGCGATTAATAATCTTCATAAAGCAGGTGTCAAAACAATGATGCTGAGCGGCGATAAAGATTCATTGACACAAAGTATCGCTAGAAAGCTAGGAATTGATTCTGCATTTGGAGGGCTCCTTCCGGAAGGTAAAGTGGAAAAGCTTGAAGCCCTCAAGAAAAATCCGAAAGAAGTGGTTGCTTTTGTGGGTGATGGGATCAATGATGCACCGGTTTTAGCATTAAGTGATGTGGGAATGGCAATGGGAGGTTTGGGCTCAGATGCGGCAATAGAAACTGCGGATGTCGTGATTCAGACAGATCAACCATCGAGAATTTCTACGGCAATAAATATTGGAAAAGCAACCAAGAAAGTCGTTTATCAAAATATAGCTCTTGCTTTCGGAGTAAAAATTATTGTATTAATATTAGGTGCTGGTGGGCTGGCAAACATGTGGGAAGCTGTTTTTGCAGATGTCGGAGTAGCGTTGCTGGCTATACTAAATGCTGTGAGAATTCAGAATATGAAATTTAAATAATACTCACTTATTTTTTCTTCCAATTTTATTTATTAATAATTATTTCAAATTTATTTGCTGGAATAATAAATAAACTTATCTTAGTTTAAAATGAAATTATGATAAGAACCACCATATTTTGCGCACTTTTATTGTCTCATTATGGGACATCTCAGGACTTTTTAAAAACTCAAGGACAAAAAATTGTCAATCAGAAAGGTGAAAATGTTTATTTGAAGGGTCTTGGTTTGGGCGGATGGATGTTACAGGAAGGTTATATGCTGAAGACTGCCGATTTTGCTGGACCCGGAAAACAGAAAACGGTGAATGGCTCCAATATACGTTGACTATTAACCTAACAAAAGAATATAAAATGGATATTCGATATAATAATGAATCTGCTACAAGTTCCAGAGTCAGCATAACAGATGAGTCAGGAGAAATATTGGCACAAATAGATCTGCCGCCAACAGATAAGGAATGGAAAACGATTATAGCGCAAAAAATTAATCTCTCAAAAGGGGAAAAGAAACTCAGATTATATTTTGATATAGGTAATGTAAACATTAATTTTTTTGAATTGAAATAATTCTCACATTTATATTATTATTTTTTTGAACATTTCAAGTTACTTTGGAATGTTTTTTATTAGTAATAAACTTTAATTTTGTAACCAATACAAGTGACCCTTATTTATTCCAATTCTTACATTAAAAACTAAAAAAATATTGATGAGACTCTATTTTACTTTTTTTCTATTTACTACAACTTTTTTGTTTTCTCAAAGTAAACTAAAAGTTTACAGTTCAGACAATCAAAAACCGATCAAAGGAGCAAAGGTTTATTGCAATGATAAACTTCTCGGCCATACTGATGAAAACGGCCTGCTTAATTTTACTACAAAATGCACAAAAGTAGATGTAGAAGCAAATCAGTTTATTGGTGATGAAGTGGTGGTGGATAAAACCATGGAGATTGCATTGGACAAAGAAAGTTCCAAAACAAGAGATATAGAAGCAGTAACGCTTACCAATCAAAGCGATCCGCGAGCTCTGGCTATTCTGGATAAGGTTTTCAGAAGCTTCAAAGACAATTCACCAAATGCGTTGGACTCTTATTCATATAAATCTTATGAAAAAATGTCTTTTGATCTGGATCAAGACAGTATAAATGATTATAGCCAATTTATTGCATCCAGAAAAGATTCGCTTTCGAAATTATCTAGCCGAGCACTTCCAACCAAAGAAAAAGAAAAAAAAGACTCAATAGAAGGTGAAAAGGCAATGAGCGTTTTTGCAGAAAGTAAGATGTTCCTTTGGGAACGCGCCACACAGTTTCTGTATTCAAAAAAATTTGGAGAAAAAATCAATGTACTGGATAACAGGATTTCTGGTTTGCAGGAACCAATTTATGAAATGATAACGCTGAGATCCAACAGAAATAAAGTCCCGCGTGAAGTTTTGCCAGAAAACCACAGCCTCTACAGATATTTCCTCACAGATTCCATCACAATAGACGGACGTGAGAATTATGTCATCAGATTCAGACAGGTAGATTATAAAACACCGGTTAATAGAAGAAAGTACAATGGCTATCTTTATATTGATAAAGCGACTTATGCCATTAAAAAAATTGAAAGTAATAGCAAGATAAAATCAGACGGCAGCATTACTTCTATTTGGATTCCTATCAATAATAAGTGGTTTCTAAAGTCCGAAAACCTTAAAATCAGAATGGGAAGCTCTACATTTAGTACTGTGGCAAAGAAAAATAATGAAACCACTGAGGAAAAAAAAGAGCGTCTGGATAAGGTTAAAAAATTCGGAAACTATGCTTATATGAAAGCCGATTATTTTGACTTTCAGAGTCCTGTAGATCTAAAGGCTAATCAGTTTAGTGGTTACACGATGAGTGTTAAAAATTCGGACGGTTCTCTTTTGGAGGATTATAGAACAGACAGCCTCACGACAAGGGAAAAACTAACCTATACTAAAATCGACTCTATCGGTAAAAAATATAAGTTAGACCAGAAGGCAAAAGTAATTACAGGTTTGCTAAGAGGTAAAATCCGTGTAGGGACGATCGATATCAATCCACTGCAGACCAAATATAACAGATACGAAGGTTTTCGTCTGGGTGCGGGATTCAAACTTAATGAACGGTTTAATAAATATATTTCGCCAGATGTTTACTTGGCTTATGGCTTTAAAGATAAAGGATTCAAGTACGGAGCAGGTGTAGATTTTAGAACAACTTTAGAGCGCAACTCATTCTTCCGCATCGAGTATTTCAATGATGTAGCCGCATCCGGACTTTTTAACCAGAATCTTTGGAATTTCAGAATGACCATTATGAATTCCGGAATGTCTATCCAGAATGATAAATATTATAAGTATGAAGGATTCCGTGCAGGTTATGAAGTGGATCTCAGCAATTCCTTAACGCTTAATGTTTCGGCAAAAAGACAAAAGGAAGAAGCCGTTTTTGATTATGCTTACAGAAACAGAACGGGAAGTTTCGACAATTTTAGTTCGTTGGCGACTATCAAATTTTCTCCAAACAGCAAGAATATAATGACACCGTCTGGAAAATATACCTTTGAACAAAATTTTCCGGAAGTTTATTTGAATTATGAACAAGGTTTCAAAAGTCTGGGCGGGGAGCTGAATTACAGCCGCTTCGACATTCTTTATACTCACCAATTCCGAACAATACTGGGTGTTACTGGGACAAGAGCTTATGGTGGTTACTTCACAGGTGATGCGCCGGTGTGGCATCAGTTCGAGATGGGCGGATTGGATTCCAGCAGGGAAAACAGTATTTTTTCAAACTTTAACCTTACCACATACCTTGGCTTCGCTACGATGACATCGGGAAAGTATTTCAATGATAAATTTGCAGGCTATTATTTTACACACCGTATTCCTTGGTATTTCAAAAGTATTGGAAAAAATACCTCCAGCTTTGATATTGTTTACAAAGGAATCATCGGGAATATGAAAAACCCGGAATATCACCAATTTGATTACAGTCCGCTAAATCATCTTTACCAGGAGATTGGTTTGGAAAATAATAATTTCCTAAGCACCAAGTTCAACCTGGGACTGTTTTATAGAGTTGGCTATTATAATACCAGTAAGTTTGCTGATAATTTTGCGATACAGCTAAAGTTGAAGGTTTTAGGTTTTTAGCAGTGGAAGAGTTATTCATACAGCAAGTTTATCAGGTCGTCAGGCTTATACCGGAAGGCAAAATTTCCACTTACGGCGCTATTGCAAAAGCTGTAGGCTATCCAAATCATTCCCGGCAGGTCGGACACGCGATGGGCGTTTGTCCGAAGGATGTTCCTGCACATCGTGTCATCAGTAGCTCTGGAAAACTATCCGTTCCATCGTTTCGGGAAAGGCTCGAAAAAGAAAATGTAGTGGTGCAGGACAACTGGAAAATCAAAGATTTTAAAAAACTCTTTTGGGATCCATTGAACGAGATTTAAAATAAATAAAGGCTATCTCAAGTGGAGATAGCCTATTTTATTAATCAATATTTTATTTTTATAAATAAATTGAATTTTGTAATCTACTTATAAGATTCAATGGTTTTGTTAATCGCATCAATCTGCTGATTAATAGTTGGGCTGTTCGGATTATTTTTGAGAACTTCCATTTTCTTGTTCAATCCATCTTTCAGCATTTGGCTAATCATCATTTTAATTTGTGGATTATCCGGCATTTGAGATTTAGCCTGTTGTAGCACCTTAGTTATTTTTTCTGTCGCTTTCAGGTTGTCCGAAGACATTATCCAGTTGTAACCGTCTTCCGCAGATTTACCAAGCGTTGGATTTTGAAATTTGATGAACGGGTAAAAAGCCACAGTAGTTCCAATTGCCGGCATTTGTTTTTCAATCTTATTTTTCACAATGATTGGAAGCAATTTAGAAATCAAATCGTCAGAAGCGCCATCCAAATCTATTTTTTCGATAGAAGCGGCTGCTTTTGTTGGATCTAATTCTGCAATTCCTGCTAATGAAGAACCTTTTACAGCATTAGAAATAGCATTAAGTCCTTTTTCGTAAATAGAACTGTATTTAGCATTTTTAGTTTTCACTAAAGCTGAAATTGCTGCTGCCTGAACCAAAGTTTTTGGATCGTTGGAAGCCAATTTTTCTACATCAGCAGTCAAAGCTTTTGCCTGCTCAGGAATTGTTAAATCAATTTGCTCCAAAGCTTGTTCTCTGATTCTGAAGAAAGGATCTTTCAGCGCTGCTGCAAACAATTTGATAGCTGCAGGGTTTTTTCCAGCGTCTTCTTTGATATTGCTTAAAGCGATGGATTTGCTCTTGTATTCTTTAGATCCTGTGAACTGAAGAAAACTTTGTTCAGGAGTTTTAGTCTCGGTAACATCTGTAACCAAGATTCCATCAGCATTAATGTTAATTAGATCCGGTGTTTTAGAAGAATCAAAAGTGAATGTATT is from Epilithonimonas vandammei and encodes:
- the kbl gene encoding glycine C-acetyltransferase → MISQKFLENITNELTNIENDGLFKKERIITSQQSAEIEVAGKKLLNFCANNYLGLSNNPQVMKASQDAIESHGYGMSSVRFICGTQDIHKDLEAKISNFLGMEDTILYAACFDANGGVFEPLFSEEDAIISDELNHASIIDGVRLCKSARYRYKNNNMEDLEAQLIAASEKNHRFKIIVTDGVFSMDGIVADLKGVCDLADKYDALVMVDDSHATGFIGKTGRGTHEANDVIGRVDIITSTLGKALGGALGGFTSGKKEIIDMLRQRSRPYLFSNSLAPGIVGAASKVLDMISDDTSLRDKVMENAEYFRKEMKAKGFDIPNGDAAIVPVMLYDAKLAQEMAEKLLAEDIYVIGFFYPVVPKGKARIRVQLSAAHTRDHLDKAIAGFEKVGKELGIIS
- the rplS gene encoding 50S ribosomal protein L19, with product MDLLKYVQDKYITKKEFPEFKAGDTITVYTEIKEGNKTRTQFFKGTVIQLRGTGLTKTFTIRKMSGDVGVERVFPINMPALQKIEVNRQGKVRRARIYYFRDLRGKKARIKDKAYGGKK
- a CDS encoding FKBP-type peptidyl-prolyl cis-trans isomerase, producing the protein MGVADLLLKRKKELAEKNLISGQDYLVENGKRESVTTLPSGLQYEILVETEGPKPTAKSTVKCHYHGTTITSKVFDSSVKRGKPASFPLNRVIKGWTEGLQLMSVGSKFRFTIPPHLAYGQQQVSKEIGPNSTLVFDVELLEIK
- a CDS encoding heavy metal translocating P-type ATPase, which encodes MANCSSGCCGTDDHQEEHSHQHNHDDHDHSHSSSKLGLIISLVIFFSGLILDFWIKADWFTSSVWLRFGWYFVSYILVAFSVFKEAVELAKKLDFFNEFSLMGIATIGAFAIGEFPEGVAVMLFYTIGEMFQESAVNRARNNIKALLDVRPKEATVFRDENWKTIAPSDVKIGEKIQIKVGEKIPLDGILLSEKASLNTSALTGESKPSSIQKSEEVLAGMLNLDQVIEIETTKLFENSSIVRILQMVQDASSRKAKTELFIRRFAKIYTPVVFLLALLVTLVPYLFVENYVFKDWLYRGLVFLVISCPCALVISIPLGYFGGIGAASRNGILFKGSNFIDIISNVTTVVMDKTGTLTKGVFKVQDIVPENISKEDFLSILSSVESHSTHPIAKAISQFHPASKIPDSVEEISGKGIKALVDDKNVLAGNTSLLQSFGIPYPKELDKIVETTVVLAIDNEYKGYITISDEVKDDAELAINNLHKAGVKTMMLSGDKDSLTQSIARKLGIDSAFGGLLPEGKVEKLEALKKNPKEVVAFVGDGINDAPVLALSDVGMAMGGLGSDAAIETADVVIQTDQPSRISTAINIGKATKKVVYQNIALAFGVKIIVLILGAGGLANMWEAVFADVGVALLAILNAVRIQNMKFK
- a CDS encoding carbohydrate-binding protein, whose amino-acid sequence is MDVTGRLYAEDCRFCWTRKTENGEWLQYTLTINLTKEYKMDIRYNNESATSSRVSITDESGEILAQIDLPPTDKEWKTIIAQKINLSKGEKKLRLYFDIGNVNINFFELK
- a CDS encoding DUF5686 family protein, which produces MRLYFTFFLFTTTFLFSQSKLKVYSSDNQKPIKGAKVYCNDKLLGHTDENGLLNFTTKCTKVDVEANQFIGDEVVVDKTMEIALDKESSKTRDIEAVTLTNQSDPRALAILDKVFRSFKDNSPNALDSYSYKSYEKMSFDLDQDSINDYSQFIASRKDSLSKLSSRALPTKEKEKKDSIEGEKAMSVFAESKMFLWERATQFLYSKKFGEKINVLDNRISGLQEPIYEMITLRSNRNKVPREVLPENHSLYRYFLTDSITIDGRENYVIRFRQVDYKTPVNRRKYNGYLYIDKATYAIKKIESNSKIKSDGSITSIWIPINNKWFLKSENLKIRMGSSTFSTVAKKNNETTEEKKERLDKVKKFGNYAYMKADYFDFQSPVDLKANQFSGYTMSVKNSDGSLLEDYRTDSLTTREKLTYTKIDSIGKKYKLDQKAKVITGLLRGKIRVGTIDINPLQTKYNRYEGFRLGAGFKLNERFNKYISPDVYLAYGFKDKGFKYGAGVDFRTTLERNSFFRIEYFNDVAASGLFNQNLWNFRMTIMNSGMSIQNDKYYKYEGFRAGYEVDLSNSLTLNVSAKRQKEEAVFDYAYRNRTGSFDNFSSLATIKFSPNSKNIMTPSGKYTFEQNFPEVYLNYEQGFKSLGGELNYSRFDILYTHQFRTILGVTGTRAYGGYFTGDAPVWHQFEMGGLDSSRENSIFSNFNLTTYLGFATMTSGKYFNDKFAGYYFTHRIPWYFKSIGKNTSSFDIVYKGIIGNMKNPEYHQFDYSPLNHLYQEIGLENNNFLSTKFNLGLFYRVGYYNTSKFADNFAIQLKLKVLGF
- a CDS encoding MGMT family protein — its product is MEELFIQQVYQVVRLIPEGKISTYGAIAKAVGYPNHSRQVGHAMGVCPKDVPAHRVISSSGKLSVPSFRERLEKENVVVQDNWKIKDFKKLFWDPLNEI